One Paracoccus pantotrophus genomic window, GCCCGTCCTGGCGCGCACGGCTGGCCGCGACGCTGGCGCGGATGCCGCATCTGCGCCAGCGGCTGGCTGCGCTTTAGCCGGGGCGGAAGTCGGCGGGCTTGATGCCGTGGCGCGCCAGCTTGTCGTAGAAGGTCTTGCGCGGCAGGCGCAGCCGCGCCATCGCCTGGGTGGCATTGCCCTGCGCGAGCCGCAGCGCCTCGCGGATCAGTTCGGCCTCGTATTCCGCGACCAGGTCCGACAGGCCCGGCGCGTCGCCGCCTTCGGCCGGCGGATCGAAGGGGGTCAGGCCGAGCGCATGGCTTTCGGCGAATTGCCGCAATTCGCGCAGGTTGCCGGGCCAGCCATGGCCGGCCAGCCGAGCCTTGACCGCGCCCGTGACCGGCGCCACCGGCAGGTTCAGCCGCGCCGCCGCTGCCAGCAGGAAATGCCTAAACAGCGCGGGGATGTCCTCGCGCCGCTCGGCCAGCGGCGGCAGGGTCAGGACGGCGCCCGACAGCCGGTAGTAGAGGTCGCTGCGAAATGCCCCCTCGCGCATCAGCCGTTCCAGGTCGGCACGGCTCGAGGCGATGACGCGCAGGTCCAGCGGCCGCGGCGCGGCGCTGCCGGGGGGCTGGATCTGGCCCGCCTCGATCAGCGCCAGCAGGCGGGCTTGCAGCGCGGGGGCAAGCGCGTCGATCTCGTCCAGATAGAGCGTGCCGCGATGCGCGGCCTCGAGCCGGCCGGGCGCGCGCGGGGTGCGGCCCTGCGGCTCGGCGCCCAGCATCTCGGATTCGAAACGCGCCTCGTCCAGCGCGGCGCAGGCGACAGGAACGAAGGCGCGGGCGCGGCGCGGACCCTGGCGGTGGATGGCGCGGGCCACGGTTTCCTTGCCCGAGCCGCCGGGGCCCAGGATCAGCACGTCGCCCCCCGCCTCGGCCAGCCGCGCCACGGTCTCGCGCAGGTGCTGCATGAAGGGGCTTTGCCCGATCAGCCGGGTCTCGCGCGCGGCGCTGTCCTGTTGCTGGCGGCGCAGGGCGCGGTTTTCCAGCACCAGGGCCCGGCTGGAGGCCGCACGCGCCAGCGCCGCCGCCAGCGTGCCGCCGCCGACCGGCTTGGCCAGGAAGTCATAGACCCCCTGCTTCAGCGCCGCGACCGCCATCGGCACATCGCCATGCCCGGTCAGCAGGATCACCGGCAGGTCGGGGTCGAGCGCGCGGATGCGTTCGAACAGCTGGAACCCGTCCATGCCGGGCATGCGCACGTCCGACAGCACCACGCCGGGCCAGTCCGGGCCAAGCCCGCCAAGCGCCGCGGCCGCATCGGTGAAGGCTTCGGCGCGAAAACCCGCCAGGTGCAGCGCCTGCATCTGCGCCTCGAGCAGGTCGGGATCGTCATCGACAAGGCGGACAAGCGGGGTATCGGGGGTGGGTGTATCGGTCATGCGGCTTTCGGCAGGTCCAGGTGGAAAGTGGCGCCCTGCCCTTCGCGCTGCGGCCCGGCCGTCAGGCGGCCGCCGAAATCCCGCGCGATCTCTTGCGAGATCACCAGGCCCAGACCCAGCCCCTCGGGCTTGCTGGTGGCGAAAGGGGTGAAAAGCTGGGCGGCGATCTGCGGCGACAGCCCCGGCCCGTTGTCCGAGATGCTGAGCCGCAGCACCGGCCCGTCGTCCTGCAGCGCGATGCGGATT contains:
- a CDS encoding sigma-54-dependent transcriptional regulator, with translation MTDTPTPDTPLVRLVDDDPDLLEAQMQALHLAGFRAEAFTDAAAALGGLGPDWPGVVLSDVRMPGMDGFQLFERIRALDPDLPVILLTGHGDVPMAVAALKQGVYDFLAKPVGGGTLAAALARAASSRALVLENRALRRQQQDSAARETRLIGQSPFMQHLRETVARLAEAGGDVLILGPGGSGKETVARAIHRQGPRRARAFVPVACAALDEARFESEMLGAEPQGRTPRAPGRLEAAHRGTLYLDEIDALAPALQARLLALIEAGQIQPPGSAAPRPLDLRVIASSRADLERLMREGAFRSDLYYRLSGAVLTLPPLAERREDIPALFRHFLLAAAARLNLPVAPVTGAVKARLAGHGWPGNLRELRQFAESHALGLTPFDPPAEGGDAPGLSDLVAEYEAELIREALRLAQGNATQAMARLRLPRKTFYDKLARHGIKPADFRPG